The Solea senegalensis isolate Sse05_10M unplaced genomic scaffold, IFAPA_SoseM_1 scf7180000015564, whole genome shotgun sequence genome contains the following window.
TGTCACTGACTCTGACTGATGTTTGCAGGCAGCAAAGCCTAAAGGAGCGCCGGTGTGTGAGAAGGAGAACAACCCGCTCAGAACCCCTGAGGCTTTACCAGAAGCTAAGAAGGCCGAGTATCGTCAGCTCAAAGAGGAAATAGCCAGGTTTGACACTTTGTCACGTTTGTCATAGACATGTGTTTTGAGGACAGAACTGAAGGAGTTTGTTCACAGCAGGGAGAAGCAGAAGATGATAATGAAGATGAAGGATCAGGTTCCTCGGAGTTCCATCTCCTCTGTAGCTTTGGAGTCTGTGACGGAAGCGTCTGAACGAGTGGCAGCGGAGGTGAAGCTGAGAGAGGTCGAGCAGAGACTCTGCAAAAACAGGTTAGACCATGTACCACGACAGCACATCATCACAGCCGCACTCGTCTCCTGAAGGGAGGCGCTGTAGCACATCATCGCAGCCGCACTCGCCTCCTGAAGGAGGCACTGTAGCACATCATCACACACTCGCTTCCTGAAGGTGGCGCTGTAGCACATCATCACACACTCGCCTCCTGACACAGGCAAAAACACACCCACTTGGGAGAAACATGGCTGGTGGAGGAAACATTGCGGTTCAACCATATATGTTCGAACCAGAGTCTGACCCTGAACAAGAGGAAGCTACAGAAGACATTGTAGTATGTAGACTGCAacaggacgtgtcagaatggtcagttatgagctctactTGAGCTTTCTTAAAaatatgtgggtttttttacgttggtgaaatacggtcgctgactaaatacggtcgctgactaaatacggtgaccgctggccgcagtctgatgtgaagtggtgcgttttatccggcacattagcttcatatatagaatcattacattacatgtcatttggcagacgcttttatccaaagcgacttacaatggaattgattacagtcagcgaggggtggaatcgaacttgcgaccatgatgtttttcgcacatagggtaccggtcttaaccactgagccacagaatcctctgtaaaacactgtgctccactgtgtagccaccaacagcacacttgtctcTCCGCGTTGaaataataccgctcttcctccctcgcctgcactctcacattttataggtggagctctccaagtaaactttcTGGTGGGGTGgcaacattcgcggtgaaatgtgcATTGTGTCGTCACAatcgcagggaattcaacatcgcatGTTTTATCTCCTATatttacactaagggggaccacgaaaaaaggagtattctttttccacactttggcgactggtagggcctcctgAGTAGAAATTTTCCAATACcatttttccctcccgataccgattccgatacttgtacTGTTGGTATTGGCCGATTcagagtaccgataccagtgtgttataaaaaaatatatatcatactacacctgcatgactgtgatatgattgtTATGATATGATgatcattggtggtaaggtttggctcaggttaaaccctctgtaaaacatgaacaaatacagcaaatggacgccatttatttttaccagtgatatgttatttcatttttcagcttgtacgtttgttttgactctggtccaaacaccgcagcactggcagagcttcatgtttccatgacaaatgaccgggaaaggacgcacatgacatcatttttacatgactccagattgttaaaatgagtctctgaagtaacgctaaactttaaaaacggaggcatacatacgcaggacacgggtacgctggttagttgtagcgctgctccagtttgactgtaggcacGCTAAAGGAGCTAGtgcagctaacaacgctaacggagctaactggtaaatactgccaaaccgccgacatgatgagctaacgttagctccttgtctacaggtgtcgggtgatcagtttttcttcacacctctaaaacagcacagcgcaactgtttcaagagcggcgaagaagaaccgtgtcagagctaacagATCTCTAATAAATGACGTGGTATCGGATCAGCGCATGGattccagtactcgccgatactgatgcccacattttcggcagtatcagaggcatttccgataccggtatcggaacaactctactccagagtcccaaatatatatagatatgtatgtatgtatgtatgtatgtatatatgtatagatatgtatgtatatatatatatatatatatgtgtgtgtgtgtgtatatatgtatgtggtgtgtgtatgtatgtatgtatgtatgtgtatacttaccatatatatgtatatcctataacaacaataataatgtatcaGCAATAATATGGCCAACCaacctatgtatatatatatgtatgtatgtatatatgtatatatatatgcatgtatgtatgtatatatatatgtatatatcatattatattacatattaaaatcattaaaaagtttattttgcatatgtcccctttaaatagTTTCTCAGTGAACAGCAGGACACAGTTCTAAGTTTGTGGGCGTGTCCTACCCTAGCTGAACTTAGGCCCTGACCCAGACAGTTTTCATATTACTTTGATTTAAACGTCACATGTTCATATCTGTGTTcagagagctgctgcagagagacGAGGCCGTCCTCCGACACCTCCTCCAacaggagctgaagaagagagagtcTCTGAAAGCGTCTGAGGCTAAAGTGGTTAAACTGAGGGAGCAGCTCCAGGCCTCAGAGAAGATCGCCAGTGCCAACAGGACGCTCCTCAAGAAGCTCCAGGAGCAGGTGAGCTGCACTAACACCTGTCAGTCTGAGCTCACTGGTGGACACATGGGGACGGTTGATGTGTGACGCAGCTGCTCTGTGCAGGTCCACCGTGTAGAGCATCGTGTGTCCATTAAGAAGGGTCTGGCTGTGCGGTTGGAGCAGGAAGTGTCTCAGGCTCAGCTGGCTGCTGGAAGAGGGACCAAACGCAGAGCTGACTCTGTCCAGACCACAGTGAGTTCCTGTTCCAGTTAACCACATCATACTGAAAACTGGGGATGTCCCATATtggctatttttttatttttttttttaatgattttaatgattttcaatGTGCAGATATTGTCCAACACTGGATCTAGCAGTAGGTTTGGATCTAGACTCTGGATCCAGCGGTAGGTCTGGATCTAGACTCTGGATCCAGCGGTAGGTCTGGATCTAGACTCTGGTTCCAGTGGAAAAGAGACTTTAGTGAAGCAGCTttgtcagaacacacacacacacacacacacagctgggttCCTGGAAATTTttatttccccgagggaacctcccaaagggattaacaAAGTCGTCTGTCTGGTACATTGAAGATGTCATGGCTGAGTTAATGATGACATCACGGTGTCTCCTCAGGTGGCGAAGCGTCACATGGTGGACGGCGGCTCCGAGCGTCACTTTGCGGAGCTCATTGCTCAGAAGCAGcgtctgcagcagctggagtcTGAATACGCTCTGAAGATCCAGAGGCTGAAGAAGGCCCAGGCTCTGAGGAACAGAGTCCCGTCAGAACCACCGTCAGAACCCCTGCCAATGCCACGAGCCTCCACCCCTCCAGACCCTAACGTCCAGGCTCCACCCCCCTCCAGCCCATTCCCTGTGCCGCAGCCTTCGCTGCATGACCTCACACAGGACAAACTCACTCTGGACAACGAAGACGTCACTGAGACGGACGATCCTGAAACagaacctgcagctgctgcccgAGGCCCCCGGCGCCAGTCCCTGCGTCAGTCCAGCTCCTTCACCAAACCACACCTGGAGCAGCTGAGCTCAGCCCCTCCTAAAGACATTTCCAAACCCACCAAGACATCGACCAGTGCCACGCCCCCTGCTGAGACGTTTGCAGGTCTGGACCTGGAAGCTCTGAAGCTCCGGTACCAGCAGCAGGCGTCACTCAGAGAGCTCCTGCAGAGGGAGCTGCTGAGACTGGACGAGAACATGGAGAACCTGCCACCTGGACAGGTGAGTCAACATGAGTCACATTTGTCTTCGGGCTCTAAGATAAGCATGGTCATAGAAACCTTTTAAAACAGGGATTATATAAATCTGTCTTTAAAGTTAATGCTGTTGTTCATAAAGAACATAAATACATGTAGCCACGATACTAGTTAGGGACATTAGGCACTTAAGGAATCCAGGGTCCAGTTTATAATCTGAATTTAATCTGAACTTAATCTGAACACATGGTGGCAAAGTGCACCGACGCTGCTTTGCTGCCCCCTTGTGGAAGTAGAACACTGCACCATCACTGACTTATCAATAATCACTATTGCTTGTATTTATCCAGATTGTCATGACAacgtgtctctctctttgcagGTGATTACGTCAGTGGACGTGGACGCGGGGACAAGTCCATTAGGGAGTCCAGAACTCAGACCGGTTCCCTTTGGTCCGTATCACAGTCCTCTGCTGGTGTTCAGGTCCTACAGGTAAACCATGTCCTGGGACGTCTTCACCTCAGTGGACCTTGTCCACCTGACTCTTCCACGTCTCTGTGTCCAGGTTCAGTCCGTACTACAGGACCAAGGAGAAACTGTCTCTGAGCTCTGTGTCCTACAGCAACACCATCCAGCCTAGAAAGTTCTTCTGTCGCTTTGACCTCACAGGAACCTGCAACGATGACGACTGCCGCTGGTGAGGACACTCgtccgtctctgtgtctcacattGTCACATGGTGTCTGTGTGAGACATGgttgtcctctgtgtgtccacAGGCAGCACATGAGGAACTGCACTCTGACCGGGACTCAGCTGTTCCAGGACCTTTTGTCCTACGACTTGTCTCTCATCGGCTGCTGTGAGAGCAGCTGTGACGAGGACGTCAGTGCAGccacaggtgagagacagagaaagagacatgtGTCTTCTGTCCCACACTCTCTCATGGTTGTGCTTTGCTTTGTAGAAAAGTACATGAAGAAACTGTTTGGCACCAACAAAGACCGCATGGGCGTGGACCAGAAGGCCGTCCTCCTCGTCAGCAAAGTCAACGAGAGCAGAAGACACGGTCAGTCTGCTCGTCTTTACACTCGTCTTCGTCAGACATGTCTCCGTCTTCTGACTCCTCCCCTTTTCTTTACCAGTCCCTCCTTTCACCACCTGCAAAGACACCAGGAGGTGGAGACCCAAGCCATCGGCACCGGGCGGCGAAAGCCCCGAGGACGACGGCGAGCATGCGGCGTCTGGAGCAGACGTGACACCTGAGGGACACGGTGAGGTCATGTCaaagaccagaccagaccaggtTTTACACTTCAGCTtttaaaacgtgtgtgtgtgtgtgtgtgtgtgtttgtgtgtgtgtaaacacagaggacacacactctcagactGTCCTTCCTGCGCTGGACATGTGTGTCGTCTCACCAGAGGACAAACGATACTTTGTCAGTGAAACGGACGACATTTCAAACCTGGAGAGCAGCGTCCTGGAAAGTCCTGGAGAAACTCAGCTGTGGATCAAACTGGCTTTCAAGTACCTGAGTCAGGGCGACAcgtgagtctgtctgtgtgtctgtctgtctctgtgtgtgtgtgtgtgtgtgtgtgtgtgtagtcaggACGATCTGAGTATGTCTCTTTGCATGTTTGTAGCTCAGCTGCAGACGGTCTTGAAGCGGCTCTCAACACTCTGTCTCGGGCGTTGGAGAGGAACTGTGACGACCCGGAGGTTTGGTGTCACTACCTGTCGCTCTTCTCCAGAAGgggcagcagagaggaagtgcaGGAGATGTGTGAAATGGCGGTGGAGCACGCGCCCGACTACAGAGTGTGGTGGAATGTAAGTGTTTGCTCACATGACTTGTCTCATGATCTCACCTGTTTGCACCTctccttgacctctgacctctggtagTATCTGACCCTGGAGAGTTCCTTTGAGGGGAAGGACTACGTGTGCGAGCGCCTGCTGCAGTTCCTCACAGCCACGTCGTCGTCACCAGGTGTCGCAGAAAAAGTGTCATTCCAGCTGATGGAGGCGCTGTTGTACCGCGCTGACCTGAGCGTGTTCACGGGGCGGGTTGAAAACGCACTCGCCGTCTTACAGGTGAGACAATCTGTCACCTGATGTCAGGCCATGATGATGAAGTAAAGGAGTAAATGAGAGAAACGTGTTTTCTGCAGAACGCTCTGAAGTCACCTGATGACCGCGGCATCGCTGACCACCTGACCGTCCCAGACCGCGCTCTCGTCTGGCTCTCATTTATCCACCTGACGGAGTTCGAGCGTCTGCCATGCAGCTTGTACGAGGCGTCAGAGTCCGGTCCGTCCAGACTGGTCAGCACAGAGTCCTTCCTGCTGCCATGGAGGAAGCCACAGGACATCAGGACGCCGTCTCATGTCCTCATCGCTCTTTTCCAAGGTAGTGACGCAGGTGATGAAGACGATGGTGTTCACGTTCAGATGTTCACACTTGTCCCTTGTCCTCAGACGCCATCAGTCAGTGTAGAGACGAGTCTCAGTGTCCACGAGAGAGGACACTGGCAagtcttcctcttcacctgAACCTCGTCCTCCTCTACAAGTTGCTGCACAGGTGAGGGGGTTGGGGGTGTTAACCTGCCGCACACAGGGGTGTGTGTGCCGGCTGAACCTTGTCTTTGCTCACCCTGTCAGGTACGACGAGGCGCTGACGGTGTGtgagtctctgctgcagctctgtccaGACTCCTGCTCTCTGCGGGCAGATGTGGTGGACCTCCACCTCAGGAGAGGAGACGGTGGTCAGGCGGTGAACGTGTGGCTTCAGGCTCTGGCTGAGTGTCCTGACAACGCTGAGGTCTTCTACCACTGCTGCAGGTTCCTCGTGACTCAGGTGAGCTCTGCTCAGTCGTGTCAGTTGTTCCACTTGTGTCTGAGATGTCGCATGAACATGCTGGTGTTTGTTCCTCAGGGGAAGGTGAACGCCGTCGCTCCCCTGTTCCGGGGCTTTGTCTTGTCCCTGCTGGAGGACGAGCAGAGTCAAAAGACACCAGTGGACGTCCTTCGGTGCGTTGTGTTCAACATGTAAGTGATGGACAGTGAGATGTGGATTCACACGAGTGATTCACGTGAGTTTTCTTCTCCGTTTCAGACACATCCTGGGTTTTCCCTCAGACAAGCTTCTGCGAGGAGTTCCCGTCAAGAAGGATCTGCAGGAGCAGCTgagccagcagagggcgcaccTGCACCTCATCCACTGGTGtgtttgtcctctgtcctcaggaccagtagtagtctccatgaggactacaacATATTAGTCCAATTAAaatggagctagtcttagtcggactaacatacgtggatcatgtgattcatagtctgattactcgtgcatgtaaacacttagTCAAACTGGAGACCGAGGTCCAGCTCACATGACAGACATCAAAGTCATTAAAGGCAAGAGTcctgtgatcacacacacacacacacacacacacacacacacacacacacacacatacacacacacacaccaaccacTGTTTAACTCAAATATCTAAGCAGACAATCACGTGTCAGCAGCACATCTCCGCTCGCATGGTGGATTCTGGGGGAACTGTTTGTGGGTCACCATGGTAACGGGTATTGTTGTTCCTTAGTCGCTGGCAGTGGCTTCACGGCTCTGTGGACGACACTGTCGACGCCTTTGAGCGAGCGCTTGGCTCCGCCCTGAAGCTGGATCAGCTACATACACTGTGGATGGAGTgagtgctcacacacacacacacacacacacacggacggcTGAATCTCATCACATTTTTCCCTTGTTAGCTACCTGGAGTTTAGCAGCAGTCAGCTGACCCAAGGCCCCGCCCACAGCCGCTCCAGAGTCTTCGCAGATCTGGTCCAGCGCTGCCTCAGCACCGTCCCAACTCGACTGGAGCTTCCGTTCAACACTGCTGAGTTCTGGAGCTGCTACCAATTTCATAACAAGGTGagcggtcacacacacacacacacacacacccaccaagGATTTAGCCACACCCCCAGTGACGTcctgcatacacaaacacagtgttgcagcatgatgaagctgctgctgtacGCGACACCTCCCCCTGCACTTCttatgtgtttttcctcctcaggtGATCAGTTTCTACCTGagcctcctcccacagtcccagcATTCACTGGTGCTGGAGAGACTGAGATCTGCCACGCCCACCAACACTGAGCTCAACCTgaggtgtgtatatatacacacacacacacacaacactgttgttgttgttgctcctCCTCAcgcctctgctcctcctcaggTTGCTGTGTGAGGAGTATCAGGAGGGAAACCTGCAGCAGGTGAAGTTGCTGACTCGACTGTTAAGCAGCAACTTTCCCAGAAGTCTGAGCGTTTGGAAACTGTGAGTAAATGTTTGTCGATAAAGTTAATTTTGAATTTGAAGCAgcttcagtgacatcatcacagctgatggtgtgtgtgtgtgtgtgttctctctctctctctctctctgtgggcaGGGCCATCGCCGTGGAGacggagctgcagcagctgtcagAGGTGGGTGTGTCTGAATGATGTGACCTGATGacatcagtcatgtgattactgacctctgacctcatgtTGTTTAGGTGCGACTTCTGTATCAGCATGCGACGAGGCTCCTCCCACTGAGCGCTGAGCTGTGGACAcatgtaatacacacacacacacacactctctctctgtctctctctctctctcttgttgaCCCCGCCCCTCTGTCTCTCCGGCCCCTGCCCCTCAGCGCCTGCTGTTTGAAGCTGCAGACGACGCCCCCTCTGACCGGCTGAGACGTTTGGTGGACTGCTGCGAGGAGGTGGGCGTGAGCTTAGTGGGCGGAGCTCAGAGTCGGTCACTGACGTCTGCAGACTGATGTAACAAAAAGACGGCAGCCGATTGGCTGCAGAGCAGACGAGGTAAGGCAGACGTCCTCACTCCGCCCCCTGCAGGACGCCGCCTGCCATCGTCCTCATGTGGGCGTGGTCTGAAGTGCGTAAGTATCGAGCTGCgtcatgtctcctcctccttttgtttctgtcactttAAGTTTGATGTCATTTCCTCCCTTTGATTTGACCTCACCTGAGGGGAGGGGCTGGGGGAGTTTGACTCCGCCCCTCCTCCTGTAGTCCACCTGTGTTTATGACTTTGATTAAACTGATGATTGATGGTGGGACTGACCACAGACACTGACCCACGCCGCCGCAGCACAGACGTCATGTGACCACGtggaatgtttttcatttgtgatgAAAGATTCTAatgttaataaattattttctaCTGAAGTCACCGTCTgagttattgattattgatcaactttttcatttgtttataaataaagttttccaaaaaaaaaaaaaattagtttgaATATTAATCACGTTCATGGCCGACGCCCACTGCTGCTCAGGGTCACGGGAGGAGGAGCCAATTGTGAACCTGGGTTTACACGTACTGGGATCAAACCAGTGACCGTGTTGTGAGGTAACAATGCAAGCCGCTGGTCCACCGTGTTGCGCACGTTCATCATGACACgcagacatgcacacagaggAGACGGAGTGATGCAGGGGGAGTTTCAGGATGTATTGAATCTGTGTGAAAGTGTCAGTTCTTATAGGAAATGAAGGAGTTGAAGTGACAGTTGTAGTTTGTGGATCTCTgtcatctctcctctcctctctcttctgtcctctggtatttcctcctcttgtgtctcctcctcctccttccttgaTGATGGTCACCAGAACAATGCctgacaggaagtagctgctgATGTTTCCTTTCtctcacttttctgtttcttgTTTGAACAACGATGGACGTCCACGTCGTCCTTTTACTGCTGAGCTTCAGCTCTTTCTGTGAGTCtatctttgttttcatcttctATTAGTTATATTATAGTTATAGTCACGTTATATTAAAGTTCTATTCATGTTATATTAAAGTTATATTCATGTTCTATTAAAACTTATATTATAGTTATAGTCACGTTATATTAAAGTTCTATTAATGTTATATTAAAGTTATAGTCACGTTCTATTAAAGTTCTATTCATGTTCTATTATAGTCATGTTCTATTAAAGTTCTATTCATGTTCTATTAAAACTTATATTATAGTTATAGTCATGTTCTATTAAAGTTATAGTCATGTTCTATTAAAGTTCTATTCATGTTCTATTAAAGTTATATTATAGTCATGTTCTATTAAAGTTCTATTCATGTTCTATTAAAACTTAAAGCTATAGTCATGTTCTATTCAAGTTATATTATAGTCATGTTCTAATAAAGTTCTATTAAAACTTATATAGTTATAGTCATGTTATATTAAAGCTCTATGCATGCTCTATTAAAGTTATATTATAGTTCTATTCATGTTATGGTCATGCTCTATTAAAGTTATAGTTATAGTCATGTTGTATTAAAGTTATATTATAGTCATGTTCTATTAAAGTTCTATTCATGTTCtattaaaacttaaattatAGTTATAGTCATGTTCTATTAAAGTTATATTCATCTATTAAAGTTATAGTTCTATTCATGTTATGGTCATGCTCTATTAAAGTTATAGTTATAGTCATGTTATATTAAAGTTCTATTCATGCTCTATTAAAACTTATATTGTAGTTATAGTCATGTTCTATTAAAGTTATATTCATCTATTAAAGTTATATTATAGTTATAGTCACGTTATTAAAGTTCTATTCATGTTCTATTAAAGTTTTAGTCATGTTCTATTAAAGTTTTAGTCATGTTCTATTAAAAGTTATATTATACTTATAGGCATGTTCTATTAAAGTTATATTATAGTTATAGTCACGTTATATTAAAGTTCTATTCATGTTCTATTAAAACTTATAGTTATAGTCATGTTCTATTAAAGTTATATTCATCTATTAAAGTTATATTGTAGTTCTATTCATGTTATAGTCATGCTCTATTAAAGTTAAATTATAGTTATAGTCATGTTATATTAAAGCTCTATTCATGCTCTATTAAAGCTATATTATAGTTATAGTCATGTTATATTAAAGTTATATTATAGTTCTATTTGTGTTATATTGAAGTTATATTTGTCTTCTATTAAAGTTATATTATGTTCTATTAAAGTTCTATTATAGTTCTAGTCATGTTATATTAAAGTTCTATTAAAGTTCTATTCATGTTCTATTAAAACTTATAGTTATAGTCATGTTCTATTAAAGCTCTATTCATGCTCTATTAAAGTTATATTATAGTTCTATTTGTGTTATATTAAAGTTATATTTGTCTTCTATTAAAGTTATATTATGTTCTATTAAAGTTATATTTTAGTTATAGCGATGTTATATTCAAGTTGTATTATAGTTATACTCATGTTATATTCACGTTATAGTCGTGTTCTATTTATGTTCTATTAAAATTGTATTATGGTTATAGTCATGTTATATTAAAGCTCTATTCATGCTCTATTAAAGTTAAATTATAGTTATAGTCATGTTATATTAAAGTTCTATTCATGTTCTATTAAAGTTATATTATAGTTATAGTCATGTTATATTAAAGCTCTATTCATGCTCTATTAAAGTTAAATTATAGTTATAGTCATGTTATATTAAAGCTCTGTTATATTAAAGCTCTATTCATGCTCTATTAAAGTTAAATTATAGTTATAGTCATGTTATATTAAAGTTCTATTCATGTTCTATTAAAGTTAAATTATAGTTATAGTCATGTT
Protein-coding sequences here:
- the LOC122762338 gene encoding zinc finger C3H1 domain-containing protein-like isoform X2; this translates as MRRHRGCFRSRHVSRYLEEDSEEECNTDAVVSSTEFYTLFTDIVPALIGLDDRMEAAAESRSPREEEELEDGEICDDEADESVPPRRGDGNRPPRGAPLRTRKLRKHPHNMLPRMGHQPPDFRLLGPYSLGAHGHGPFPPAHRQQCGPSGPDRPLSPPLPPPPPVTVQHGEPSPRSSFWERSHGALGRFRHRGMTNGGHGAWNRGNRDPVGRFGFGENHGIKTDSLSRKQKPPGRNHVTQVRKVVHSVSRSEDSVDESFEDLLSKYRQIQLELECIRKEETMALEPKPSVTREGAADNAATRPATRPAPEVDPCPAGLEEVSELETSEKKVFQAFNIKPLRQRLALPAHLGPLKKTGDEDTERHTEGEERRQEGDYKDLRPDAEVKEATCSCCEEETKTCSVCRESSASSEGSSVSPDKPAVKVEEEELSELQLRLLALQSASKKWQQKEQQVMKKSKDRITRASQDQKPNPGPAATPPGRRVATRFTSSAASATERNRTRDRDRSKTGPRPPVRERERPVERARPKQNMKPGLKTPPERGHTPGRPHTTKKMVMGPGSAAKQALRKQQLRTWKLQQQRQLEEKRRQDEEERRRREDEIRRIRDLSNQDEQYNRFMKLVGGTARTRSKSRDCEHRKSTGKPGLDTSGNLYQYDNYDEVAMDTDSETGSPVPSPTHSPFRSEGPGCQVPPYGTDVTSFGPPFPHPLLPGVTPPPPPLPPPPDELEPPPKPPFADEEEEEEMLLRETCLMSMANKRLTEEKSVNGPASPVAPPSLGAGVQLPSRGNLSTVSLNTVSQPRSNKFSRGSHAPRAPLVLPRHKAVVVSLNDSDDSDSDMDACSATHSMFGGLEFMIKEARRTVEAAKPKGAPVCEKENNPLRTPEALPEAKKAEYRQLKEEIAREKQKMIMKMKDQVPRSSISSVALESVTEASERVAAEVKLREVEQRLCKNRELLQRDEAVLRHLLQQELKKRESLKASEAKVVKLREQLQASEKIASANRTLLKKLQEQVHRVEHRVSIKKGLAVRLEQEVSQAQLAAGRGTKRRADSVQTTVAKRHMVDGGSERHFAELIAQKQRLQQLESEYALKIQRLKKAQALRNRVPSEPPSEPLPMPRASTPPDPNVQAPPPSSPFPVPQPSLHDLTQDKLTLDNEDVTETDDPETEPAAAARGPRRQSLRQSSSFTKPHLEQLSSAPPKDISKPTKTSTSATPPAETFAGLDLEALKLRYQQQASLRELLQRELLRLDENMENLPPGQVITSVDVDAGTSPLGSPELRPVPFGPYHSPLLVFRSYRFSPYYRTKEKLSLSSVSYSNTIQPRKFFCRFDLTGTCNDDDCRWQHMRNCTLTGTQLFQDLLSYDLSLIGCCESSCDEDVSAATEKYMKKLFGTNKDRMGVDQKAVLLVSKVNESRRHVPPFTTCKDTRRWRPKPSAPGGESPEDDGEHAASGADVTPEGHEDTHSQTVLPALDMCVVSPEDKRYFVSETDDISNLESSVLESPGETQLWIKLAFKYLSQGDTSAADGLEAALNTLSRALERNCDDPEVWCHYLSLFSRRGSREEVQEMCEMAVEHAPDYRVWWNYLTLESSFEGKDYVCERLLQFLTATSSSPGVAEKVSFQLMEALLYRADLSVFTGRVENALAVLQNALKSPDDRGIADHLTVPDRALVWLSFIHLTEFERLPCSLYEASESGPSRLVSTESFLLPWRKPQDIRTPSHVLIALFQDAISQCRDESQCPRERTLASLPLHLNLVLLYKLLHRYDEALTVCESLLQLCPDSCSLRADVVDLHLRRGDGGQAVNVWLQALAECPDNAEVFYHCCRFLVTQGKVNAVAPLFRGFVLSLLEDEQSQKTPVDVLRHILGFPSDKLLRGVPVKKDLQEQLSQQRAHLHLIHCRWQWLHGSVDDTVDAFERALGSALKLDQLHTLWMDYLEFSSSQLTQGPAHSRSRVFADLVQRCLSTVPTRLELPFNTAEFWSCYQFHNKVISFYLSLLPQSQHSLVLERLRSATPTNTELNLRLLCEEYQEGNLQQVKLLTRLLSSNFPRSLSVWKLAIAVETELQQLSEVRLLYQHATRLLPLSAELWTHRLLFEAADDAPSDRLRRLVDCCEEVGVSLVGGAQSRSLTSAD